The following proteins come from a genomic window of Pyxidicoccus sp. MSG2:
- a CDS encoding ribonuclease HII, producing the protein MSADSVEQLLLCALSELTERYVTHSQPVPAGLLEALDGDSRRGARELARRIRARQERNRSEGQRLRHLLKFEVELWEQGLTHVAGVDEAGMAPLAGPVVAAAAVLPKGYRLKGLDDSKKILDAEKREELAVAIKRDAVAWAVGRAEVEEIDRINIYHAGLLAMRRAVEGLGLRPDFVLVDARKIPECPSPQRGIIKGDTLSMSIAAASIIAKTTRDRLMAELDMQYPGYGLAAHKGYPTPQHVQALKEKGVLPIHRRSFAPVREALGLGPASTPSAVQTELFPAISSRTTTES; encoded by the coding sequence ATGTCCGCAGACAGCGTGGAACAGCTTCTCCTGTGTGCGCTCTCCGAGCTGACGGAGCGCTACGTCACCCACTCCCAACCCGTGCCCGCGGGCCTGCTGGAGGCCCTGGACGGGGACTCGCGGCGGGGCGCGCGGGAGCTTGCCCGCCGCATCCGGGCGCGGCAGGAGCGCAACCGCTCCGAGGGCCAGCGCCTGCGCCACCTGCTGAAGTTCGAGGTGGAGTTGTGGGAGCAGGGCCTGACGCACGTGGCGGGCGTGGACGAGGCGGGCATGGCGCCGCTGGCTGGCCCGGTGGTGGCCGCCGCGGCGGTGCTGCCGAAGGGCTACCGGCTCAAGGGGCTGGACGACTCGAAGAAGATTCTCGACGCGGAGAAGCGCGAGGAGCTCGCGGTGGCCATCAAACGCGACGCGGTGGCGTGGGCCGTGGGGCGGGCGGAGGTGGAGGAAATCGACCGCATCAACATCTATCACGCGGGCCTGCTGGCCATGCGCCGCGCGGTGGAGGGGCTGGGGTTGAGGCCGGACTTCGTGCTGGTGGACGCGCGGAAGATTCCGGAGTGCCCCTCGCCCCAGCGCGGCATCATCAAGGGGGACACGCTCTCCATGAGCATCGCCGCGGCCTCCATCATCGCGAAGACGACGCGCGACAGGCTGATGGCGGAGCTGGACATGCAGTACCCGGGTTATGGGCTGGCCGCCCACAAGGGCTACCCGACGCCGCAGCACGTGCAGGCGCTGAAGGAGAAGGGCGTGCTGCCCATCCACCGCCGGAGCTTCGCGCCGGTGCGCGAGGCGCTCGGGCTGGGGCCCGCCTCCACGCCCTCCGCGGTGCAGACGGAGTTGTTCCCCGCTATCTCTTCCCGGACGACGACCGAATCGTGA
- a CDS encoding carboxypeptidase-like regulatory domain-containing protein produces the protein MVRVRGWWWLIGLSLLAGCDEAPRVERDEDDCQAELVALRVEVVTAEGARVRGATVTATNVTSNASITGVTDEQGVTTAINESLAPSPVRVVANAGARVSSAHRVEWTCNSCNCVPEPATLQLELNP, from the coding sequence ATGGTTCGGGTGCGTGGGTGGTGGTGGCTCATCGGTCTGTCTCTCCTCGCCGGATGCGACGAGGCTCCGCGTGTCGAGCGCGACGAGGATGATTGCCAGGCGGAATTGGTGGCGTTGAGGGTGGAAGTGGTGACGGCGGAGGGGGCTCGCGTCCGGGGCGCCACCGTGACGGCCACCAATGTGACGTCGAACGCGAGCATCACCGGGGTGACGGATGAGCAGGGCGTCACCACCGCCATCAACGAGTCGCTCGCGCCCAGCCCGGTGCGCGTGGTGGCCAACGCCGGCGCCAGGGTGTCTTCCGCCCACCGCGTCGAGTGGACGTGTAACTCCTGTAACTGCGTACCGGAGCCGGCCACCCTGCAGCTCGAGCTGAATCCGTAG